The following coding sequences lie in one Takifugu rubripes chromosome 8, fTakRub1.2, whole genome shotgun sequence genomic window:
- the fbxl16 gene encoding F-box/LRR-repeat protein 16 isoform X2, which yields MLNMSTPSELKSPCMTRNGIVKLPPSQPNGLGSASITKGTPAVKNRLCQSSSVPSILPQAPSPHTYHHHHHHVDGPGMTNSAASLLGSNLDPGLPLMGMKPSLHQIPPLTLPKPLLLERQLVLDEKLLNRLLWYFTTAEKCVLAQVCKTWRKVLYQPKFWEGVTPILHAKEMYTLLPNGEKEFVSLQAFALRGFQSFCLVGVSDLDICEFIDNYPLSKKGVRSVSLKRSTITDAGLEVMLEQMQGLMHLELSGCNDFTEAGLWSSLNARLTSLSVSDCINVADDAIAAISQLLPNLSELSLQAYHVTDTAMAYFTAKQITDDGVELVAENLRKLRSLDLSWCPRITDMALEYIACDLHKLEELVLDRCVRITDTGLGYLSTMSSLRSLYLRWCCQVQDFGLQHLFRMRSLRLLSLAGCPLLTTNGLSGLIQLQELEELELTNCPGATAELFKYYSQHLPHCMVIE from the exons ATGTTGAACATGTCCACCCCTAGTGAACTGAAGTCTCCCTGCATGACTCGAAATGGCATAGTTAAACTGCCACCCAGTCAGCCCAATGGTCTGGGGAGTGCAAGCATCACCAAAGGGACACCTGCTGTCAAGAACCGTCTGTGCCAATCTTCCTCTGTTCCATCAATTTTGCCCCAGGCACCATCGCCCCAtacctaccaccaccaccatcaccatgtaGATGGCCCTGGAATGACAAATTCAGCAGCCTCTTTGTTGGGTTCTAACTTGGATCCTGGATTGCCTCTCATGGGGATGAAGCCATCGCTTCATCAGATTCCTCCACTCACTCTCCCTaaacctctgctgctggagcgccAGCTTGTCTTGGATGAGAAGCTCCTCAACCGACTGCTTTGGTATTTCACCACAGCCGAAAAATGTGTCTTGGCCCAGGTATGCAAGACATGGCGCAAGGTGCTGTACCAGCCAAAATTCTGGGAGGGAGTGACACCCATCTTGCATGCCAAGGAGATGTATACCCTGCTTCCTAATGGAGAGAAGGAGTTTGTCAGTCTCCAGGCTTTTGCCCTACGTGGCTTTCAGTCATTCTGCTTAGTGGGGGTGTCAGACCTAGACATTTGTGAGTTCATTGACAACTACCCTCTTTCTAAGAAAGGTGTTCGCTCAGTTAGCCTCAAGAGGTCAACCATCACAGATGCTGGACTGGAG GTCATGCTGGAGCAAATGCAAGGCTTGATGCACCTTGAACTTTCAGGCTGTAATGACTTCACCGAAGCTGGGTTATGGTCTAGCCTAAATGCTCGACTTACTTCCCTGAGTGTCAGCGACTGCATTAATGTGGCAGATGACGCCATTGCTGCAATCTCACAGCTTCTGCCAAACCTATCAGAGCTCAGCCTGCAGGCCTACCATGTCACTGACACGGCCATGGCTTATTTTACTGCCAAACAG ATCACTGATgatggtgtggagctggtggctGAGAATCTACGTAAGCTCCGCAGTCTGGACTTGTCCTGGTGTCCTCGTATCACAGATATGGCCCTGGAATACATAGCCTGTGATCTGCATAAACTGGAAGAATTGGTGCTGGATAG GTGTGTGAGGATCACAGACACTGGATTGGGCTATTTGTCCACTATGTCATCATTAAGGAGCCTCTATCTGCGTTGGTGTTGTCAG GTGCAAGATTTTGGACTACAACATTTATTTAGAATGAGGAGTCTTCGTTTGCTATCTCTTGCAG GCTGCCCTTTGCTGACCACTAATGGTCTGTCAGGCCTCATTCAGCTGCAGGAACTTGAGGAACTGGAGCTGACCAACTGTCCTGGAGCCACAGCTGAGCTCTTTAAATACTACTCGCAACATCTGCCCCACTGCATGGTCATTGAGTAA
- the fbxl16 gene encoding F-box/LRR-repeat protein 16 isoform X1 has translation MLNMSTPSELKSPCMTRNGIVKLPPSQPNGLGSASITKGTPAVKNRLCQSSSVPSILPQAPSPHTYHHHHHHVDGPGMTNSAASLLGSNLDPGLPLMGMKPSLHQIPPLTLPKPLLLERQLVLDEKLLNRLLWYFTTAEKCVLAQVCKTWRKVLYQPKFWEGVTPILHAKEMYTLLPNGEKEFVSLQAFALRGFQSFCLVGVSDLDICEFIDNYPLSKKGVRSVSLKRSTITDAGLEVMLEQMQGLMHLELSGCNDFTEAGLWSSLNARLTSLSVSDCINVADDAIAAISQLLPNLSELSLQAYHVTDTAMAYFTAKQGYTTHTLRLHSCWEITNHGVVNMVHSLPNLTALSLSGCSKITDDGVELVAENLRKLRSLDLSWCPRITDMALEYIACDLHKLEELVLDRCVRITDTGLGYLSTMSSLRSLYLRWCCQVQDFGLQHLFRMRSLRLLSLAGCPLLTTNGLSGLIQLQELEELELTNCPGATAELFKYYSQHLPHCMVIE, from the exons ATGTTGAACATGTCCACCCCTAGTGAACTGAAGTCTCCCTGCATGACTCGAAATGGCATAGTTAAACTGCCACCCAGTCAGCCCAATGGTCTGGGGAGTGCAAGCATCACCAAAGGGACACCTGCTGTCAAGAACCGTCTGTGCCAATCTTCCTCTGTTCCATCAATTTTGCCCCAGGCACCATCGCCCCAtacctaccaccaccaccatcaccatgtaGATGGCCCTGGAATGACAAATTCAGCAGCCTCTTTGTTGGGTTCTAACTTGGATCCTGGATTGCCTCTCATGGGGATGAAGCCATCGCTTCATCAGATTCCTCCACTCACTCTCCCTaaacctctgctgctggagcgccAGCTTGTCTTGGATGAGAAGCTCCTCAACCGACTGCTTTGGTATTTCACCACAGCCGAAAAATGTGTCTTGGCCCAGGTATGCAAGACATGGCGCAAGGTGCTGTACCAGCCAAAATTCTGGGAGGGAGTGACACCCATCTTGCATGCCAAGGAGATGTATACCCTGCTTCCTAATGGAGAGAAGGAGTTTGTCAGTCTCCAGGCTTTTGCCCTACGTGGCTTTCAGTCATTCTGCTTAGTGGGGGTGTCAGACCTAGACATTTGTGAGTTCATTGACAACTACCCTCTTTCTAAGAAAGGTGTTCGCTCAGTTAGCCTCAAGAGGTCAACCATCACAGATGCTGGACTGGAG GTCATGCTGGAGCAAATGCAAGGCTTGATGCACCTTGAACTTTCAGGCTGTAATGACTTCACCGAAGCTGGGTTATGGTCTAGCCTAAATGCTCGACTTACTTCCCTGAGTGTCAGCGACTGCATTAATGTGGCAGATGACGCCATTGCTGCAATCTCACAGCTTCTGCCAAACCTATCAGAGCTCAGCCTGCAGGCCTACCATGTCACTGACACGGCCATGGCTTATTTTACTGCCAAACAG GGCTACACCACACACACGTTACGTCTGCACTCTTGTTGGGAGATCACTAATCATGGCGTAGTCAACATGGTTCACAGCCTTCCCAACCTTACTGCACTCAGTCTTTCTGGCTGCTCTAAGATCACTGATgatggtgtggagctggtggctGAGAATCTACGTAAGCTCCGCAGTCTGGACTTGTCCTGGTGTCCTCGTATCACAGATATGGCCCTGGAATACATAGCCTGTGATCTGCATAAACTGGAAGAATTGGTGCTGGATAG GTGTGTGAGGATCACAGACACTGGATTGGGCTATTTGTCCACTATGTCATCATTAAGGAGCCTCTATCTGCGTTGGTGTTGTCAG GTGCAAGATTTTGGACTACAACATTTATTTAGAATGAGGAGTCTTCGTTTGCTATCTCTTGCAG GCTGCCCTTTGCTGACCACTAATGGTCTGTCAGGCCTCATTCAGCTGCAGGAACTTGAGGAACTGGAGCTGACCAACTGTCCTGGAGCCACAGCTGAGCTCTTTAAATACTACTCGCAACATCTGCCCCACTGCATGGTCATTGAGTAA